One Gemmatimonadota bacterium DNA window includes the following coding sequences:
- a CDS encoding DUF4159 domain-containing protein, translating to MRYFILLLLIISAPSLAQLQDPPAAFTIARLKYDGGGDWYNGPTEIPNLLAFIRQHTPIRTAEQEAQVALTDEHLFAYPVLFLTGHGNIRFSEEELRRLRLYLERGGFLFANDDYGLDESFRREIKRAFPDKKLVQLPPSFDLFKTPFQFPNGLPKIHEHDGDPPQALGLFHEDRLVVFYNTSSDIADGWDDPDVHNDPPKKRQEALKMGTNVIVWALTH from the coding sequence ATGCGCTATTTCATCCTCTTACTCCTGATAATCTCTGCGCCCAGCCTGGCGCAATTGCAAGACCCGCCCGCCGCATTCACCATCGCGCGTCTCAAATACGACGGCGGCGGCGACTGGTACAATGGCCCAACGGAAATCCCTAACCTGCTCGCATTTATCAGACAACACACACCCATCCGCACCGCAGAGCAAGAAGCCCAGGTCGCGCTCACCGACGAACACCTCTTTGCCTATCCCGTGCTATTTCTCACAGGCCACGGCAATATCCGATTCTCCGAAGAAGAACTGCGGCGCTTGCGCCTCTATCTCGAACGCGGCGGATTTCTCTTTGCCAACGACGACTACGGCCTGGATGAATCTTTTCGCCGGGAAATCAAACGCGCATTCCCCGACAAAAAACTCGTCCAATTACCCCCGTCTTTTGACCTCTTCAAAACGCCGTTTCAATTTCCAAACGGCTTGCCAAAAATCCACGAACACGACGGCGACCCGCCTCAGGCTCTGGGTCTATTTCACGAAGACCGCCTGGTCGTCTTTTACAACACGAGCAGCGACATCGCCGATGGATGGGATGACCCCGACGTACACAACGACCCGCCCAAAAAGAGACAAGAAGCCCTCAAAATGGGCACCAACGTCATTGTCTGGGCACTAACGCACTGA
- a CDS encoding Mur ligase family protein — protein sequence MNRQTFFFCGIGGSGMSAIAQVLLHQGHVVRGSDRSYDQGQNADLYARLQALGVVLFPQDGSGVDADVDVLVVSSAVEPTILDVQAGLDRGIAIRKRAEVLAELFHRGTGIAVGGTSGKSTVTGMIGHILSRAGRDPTVINGGMMRDVVQPPRLGNALCGDAELVVIEADESDGTIALYEPSVSVLTNISLDHKPMAELESLFGAFCARARDAVVVNRLCERSMVLTQGVKRRVTFGVDCEGADVYATDVALLPDGVRCVVNGHSCWLRVPGQHNVANAVAAIAACGVLGISVRDGAEALGDFRGIGRRLEVVGKARGVTVIDDFAHNPDKIAASLATLKAQPGRVLSVFQPHGFGPTRFLMDGLISAFVNGMDVDDLVIMSEIFYAGGTAQKDISSGDLIAQIARAGRRAEYIERREDIVVRLAEEVREGDRVVVMGARDDSLTVFARDILSQIESSVR from the coding sequence ATGAATAGACAAACTTTTTTCTTTTGCGGTATTGGTGGCAGTGGCATGAGTGCCATTGCACAGGTGTTGTTGCATCAGGGTCATGTGGTGCGCGGGTCGGATCGCAGTTATGATCAGGGGCAGAATGCGGATTTGTACGCGCGGTTGCAGGCACTTGGGGTGGTTTTGTTCCCGCAGGATGGATCGGGTGTGGATGCGGATGTGGATGTGCTGGTGGTGTCGAGTGCAGTTGAGCCGACGATTTTAGATGTACAGGCGGGGCTGGATCGCGGTATTGCTATTCGCAAGCGGGCTGAGGTTTTGGCGGAATTGTTTCATCGGGGGACGGGAATTGCCGTGGGGGGGACGAGTGGAAAATCGACGGTGACGGGGATGATTGGCCATATTTTGAGCAGGGCCGGGCGCGATCCCACGGTGATCAATGGGGGAATGATGCGCGATGTGGTGCAGCCTCCGCGATTGGGCAATGCCCTGTGTGGCGATGCCGAGTTGGTGGTGATTGAGGCAGATGAGAGCGATGGTACAATTGCGCTTTATGAGCCGTCTGTGTCGGTGTTGACGAATATTTCGCTGGATCACAAGCCGATGGCGGAGTTGGAGTCGCTTTTTGGGGCGTTTTGCGCGCGGGCAAGAGATGCGGTGGTGGTGAATCGTCTGTGTGAGCGGTCGATGGTGTTGACGCAGGGCGTAAAGCGACGGGTGACTTTTGGGGTGGATTGCGAGGGGGCAGATGTGTATGCTACCGATGTCGCGTTGTTGCCCGATGGCGTGCGGTGTGTTGTCAATGGGCATTCTTGTTGGTTGCGCGTGCCCGGGCAACACAATGTTGCCAATGCTGTGGCGGCTATTGCCGCGTGTGGGGTGCTTGGGATAAGCGTGCGGGATGGGGCAGAAGCCCTGGGTGATTTTCGGGGGATTGGCAGGCGGTTGGAGGTGGTGGGCAAGGCGCGAGGGGTGACGGTGATTGATGATTTTGCACATAATCCAGATAAAATTGCCGCGAGTTTGGCAACGTTGAAGGCACAGCCGGGGCGCGTGCTGTCGGTGTTTCAGCCTCACGGATTTGGGCCCACGCGGTTTTTGATGGATGGGCTGATTTCGGCATTTGTCAATGGGATGGATGTGGATGATCTGGTGATTATGTCGGAGATTTTTTATGCTGGCGGGACAGCGCAAAAGGATATTTCGTCGGGGGATTTGATTGCGCAGATTGCGCGTGCGGGCCGACGGGCTGAGTATATTGAAAGACGCGAGGATATTGTTGTGCGTTTGGCAGAGGAGGTGCGGGAGGGTGACCGGGTTGTGGTGATGGGTGCGCGGGACGATTCGCTGACGGTTTTTGCAAGAGATATATTGTCACAGATTGAGAGCAGTGTGCGATGA
- a CDS encoding YkgJ family cysteine cluster protein: protein MPRTLGKMCEQAIGKVRRFLLLRFRKAYVAQQEKNRQGECNQCGNCCELLFKCPFLIKNDTGDTLCSIYENRPKQCAAFPIDARCLSEVDFDCTYTFGTEPSILQIDKARDH, encoded by the coding sequence ATGCCCAGAACCCTTGGCAAAATGTGCGAACAAGCCATAGGCAAAGTGCGGCGCTTTTTGCTGCTGCGATTTCGCAAAGCCTACGTCGCGCAACAAGAAAAAAACCGACAGGGCGAATGCAACCAGTGTGGCAACTGCTGCGAACTCCTGTTCAAATGCCCCTTCCTCATCAAAAATGACACTGGGGACACCCTGTGCAGCATCTACGAAAACCGTCCAAAACAATGCGCGGCATTTCCAATTGACGCGCGGTGTTTATCAGAAGTTGACTTCGACTGCACTTATACTTTTGGCACAGAGCCTTCCATCCTGCAAATAGACAAAGCGAGAGACCACTGA
- a CDS encoding PD-(D/E)XK nuclease family protein — translation MSNFQNEFSWSPSRHRMFESCKRQYYFNYYGSWGGWDKNADAQTQLLYRLKKITTVPQLVGTVVHDAISNTLNALKLGRDILPFAVETYAQNLFRQHLQESKDHLWRYSASRYTNLFEHYYNEPFTETDQVDSTNHISTSLNAFFASNAYTTLQTARPEDYLSIEDLTDFILANTKIWVVLDVAIRRDKSVYIFDWKTGRERQADRHQLAVYALYATSQWDVPLPDLQLQDIYLQTNTERTLSLSLDDLDQTRMFVTESIQKMRALLDDPEQNTASQDTFPMTTNTHLCTTCPFKAVCYPHDTPARQPTPQPDTEQDPVQLSLF, via the coding sequence ATGTCCAATTTCCAAAACGAATTTTCCTGGTCACCTTCGCGCCATCGCATGTTTGAATCGTGCAAACGGCAATACTACTTCAACTACTACGGCAGTTGGGGTGGCTGGGACAAAAACGCAGACGCGCAAACCCAATTGCTCTATCGCCTGAAAAAAATAACCACGGTGCCGCAACTCGTCGGTACCGTGGTTCACGACGCCATCAGCAACACGCTCAACGCACTGAAATTGGGACGCGATATTCTTCCCTTTGCCGTCGAGACCTACGCACAAAATTTATTCCGCCAACACCTGCAAGAATCCAAAGACCATCTCTGGCGCTATTCGGCCTCTCGATACACCAATTTGTTTGAACACTATTACAACGAACCCTTTACAGAAACCGACCAGGTCGATTCGACCAATCACATTTCGACCAGTCTCAACGCTTTTTTCGCCTCCAATGCCTACACCACCCTGCAAACTGCCCGCCCCGAAGACTATCTCTCCATTGAAGACCTCACAGATTTTATTCTCGCCAATACCAAAATCTGGGTCGTACTCGACGTGGCGATTCGCCGAGACAAATCGGTCTATATCTTCGACTGGAAAACCGGGCGCGAACGCCAGGCTGACCGCCATCAACTCGCGGTGTACGCCCTCTATGCCACCTCGCAGTGGGACGTCCCATTGCCCGACCTGCAACTCCAGGACATCTACCTGCAAACCAACACCGAGCGCACCCTATCCCTCTCTCTCGACGACCTCGACCAGACCCGTATGTTTGTCACCGAGAGCATCCAGAAAATGCGCGCCCTCCTCGACGACCCCGAGCAAAACACCGCTTCGCAAGACACCTTCCCAATGACGACAAATACCCACCTGTGTACCACCTGCCCCTTCAAAGCCGTGTGCTATCCCCATGACACACCTGCCAGACAACCCACCCCACAACCCGACACAGAACAAGACCCCGTTCAGCTCTCACTTTTTTAA
- the aroA gene encoding 3-phosphoshikimate 1-carboxyvinyltransferase translates to MTAPVDANVAIPGSKSITNRVLLIAALADGISHLNNALMSDDTQYMANALRDLGIRVEENETEAAFRVYGTGGRIPADQAELHIGNSGTSARFLAAYLGLGAGTYTIDGVERMRERPIQDLLDGLTPLGVTARCEGKDGLCPPALIVASGLKGGRTTMNGSKSSQYFTALLQVASYAQSDVEIHVKGDLVSKPYIDLTIAVMRDFGIEVTNNNYRFFTVRAGQRYHSRTYLIEPDASNASYFFAAAALTLGRVRVPNLTAQSIQGDIGFVDILSKMGCDVRKDSEGIEVRGTGRLSGLDIDMNATPDIVPTLCALAPFASAPISVHNVAVLRIHETDRIAALKTELNKLGVRVDTRADGLTVYPADHIQPAVFDTYDDHRMAMSLSLIGLKIPGIVINDPDCVNKTFPTYFDVLNALY, encoded by the coding sequence ATGACAGCCCCAGTTGATGCAAATGTCGCGATTCCGGGTTCTAAAAGCATCACCAACCGCGTTCTGCTGATTGCCGCACTTGCCGATGGCATCAGCCACCTCAACAACGCACTCATGAGCGATGATACGCAGTATATGGCAAATGCCCTGCGCGATCTGGGCATTCGCGTGGAAGAAAACGAAACAGAGGCTGCATTTCGCGTCTATGGCACAGGCGGGCGCATCCCCGCTGATCAGGCAGAACTTCACATTGGCAACTCGGGCACCTCGGCGCGCTTTCTCGCGGCATATCTCGGCCTGGGTGCTGGAACCTATACCATAGACGGCGTCGAACGGATGCGCGAGCGCCCCATCCAGGACCTCCTCGACGGCCTCACCCCCCTCGGTGTAACTGCGCGTTGTGAAGGCAAGGACGGGCTATGCCCCCCCGCGCTCATCGTCGCCTCTGGCCTCAAAGGCGGCCGCACCACCATGAACGGCAGCAAAAGCAGCCAGTATTTCACGGCTCTGCTCCAGGTGGCTTCCTACGCCCAAAGTGATGTCGAAATCCACGTCAAAGGCGACCTCGTATCCAAACCGTATATCGACCTCACCATTGCCGTCATGCGCGACTTCGGCATTGAAGTCACCAATAATAATTACCGCTTTTTCACAGTGCGCGCAGGCCAGCGCTATCATTCCCGCACCTACCTGATCGAACCCGATGCATCCAACGCCTCCTATTTTTTTGCCGCAGCCGCACTCACCCTCGGTCGCGTGCGCGTACCCAATTTAACAGCGCAATCCATTCAGGGCGACATCGGCTTTGTCGATATTCTGTCCAAAATGGGCTGTGATGTGCGCAAAGACTCTGAAGGCATTGAAGTGCGCGGAACAGGGCGTCTGTCGGGCCTCGACATCGACATGAACGCCACGCCCGACATCGTGCCAACCCTGTGCGCCCTGGCCCCGTTTGCCTCTGCTCCAATCAGCGTACACAACGTAGCCGTCCTCCGCATCCACGAAACCGACCGCATCGCCGCACTCAAAACCGAACTGAACAAGCTCGGCGTGCGCGTTGACACCCGCGCCGACGGCCTCACAGTCTATCCCGCAGACCACATCCAACCCGCGGTATTCGACACGTACGACGACCACCGCATGGCGATGAGCCTATCGCTGATCGGCCTAAAAATCCCCGGCATTGTCATAAACGACCCCGACTGCGTCAACAAAACATTTCCGACGTATTTTGATGTCTTAAATGCATTGTATTGA
- a CDS encoding LD-carboxypeptidase: MNLPPELQPGDTVGVIAPSGSFARARLAPGLAFLRAKGFDVREGASLYAQDRYLAGADQARADDVNAMFADGDVKGVFVARGGYGAARILAFLDWASIAQNPKVLVGLSDTTALQLAIFARTGLVTFSGFLLCSDVTAEGVDEETEQALWAAVCSHRFEGVGLTPLRGGEVNGPLIGGCLSLVASLVGTRFFPDLDGAVLVLEDVNEPPYRVDRMLNQLAMAGVFDRVAGVVFGEFVDCEPEREIEGRVEDVIDNFVARMSCPVFCGLPYGHGKARRVLPIGLGVRIVRDVLEFDL; this comes from the coding sequence ATGAATTTGCCTCCTGAATTGCAACCGGGCGATACGGTGGGAGTGATTGCGCCGTCCGGGTCTTTTGCGCGCGCGCGGTTGGCCCCCGGGCTGGCGTTTTTGCGCGCGAAGGGGTTTGATGTGCGCGAGGGGGCGTCGCTTTACGCTCAGGATCGGTATTTGGCGGGAGCGGATCAGGCGCGTGCAGATGATGTGAATGCGATGTTTGCCGATGGGGATGTGAAGGGTGTTTTTGTCGCGCGCGGCGGGTATGGGGCTGCGCGCATTTTGGCGTTTTTGGATTGGGCGTCTATTGCCCAAAATCCAAAGGTGCTGGTGGGGCTGAGCGATACGACGGCATTGCAGTTGGCGATTTTTGCGCGAACGGGATTGGTGACGTTTTCCGGGTTTTTGCTGTGTTCGGATGTGACGGCAGAGGGTGTTGACGAGGAGACGGAGCAGGCACTGTGGGCGGCGGTGTGTTCGCATCGGTTTGAGGGCGTTGGTTTAACGCCTTTGCGCGGTGGCGAGGTGAATGGTCCGCTGATTGGGGGGTGTTTGTCGCTGGTGGCGTCGCTGGTGGGTACGCGGTTTTTTCCAGACCTGGACGGTGCTGTGCTGGTGCTGGAGGATGTGAATGAGCCGCCGTATCGTGTGGATCGGATGCTGAATCAGTTGGCGATGGCCGGGGTGTTTGACCGCGTCGCAGGTGTGGTGTTTGGCGAGTTTGTGGATTGCGAACCCGAGCGCGAGATAGAGGGCCGGGTCGAAGATGTGATCGATAATTTTGTCGCACGGATGTCCTGCCCGGTTTTTTGTGGTTTGCCTTATGGTCACGGCAAAGCGCGGCGGGTGCTGCCGATTGGTCTGGGCGTCAGGATTGTACGGGATGTGTTGGAATTTGATCTATGA
- a CDS encoding aldose 1-epimerase family protein — MEGTYRFVLTDVESALWTESWTIDESTLPLGTEHTWRVQKTALKGGTQDGVDLIELDNGALSVFIVPTRGMGIWKGSYRGIFLGWESPVRDLVNPAFIELNDRGGLGWLKGFNEWIVRCGLDSNGAPGNDIVIDNNGNEAEVFVPLHGKIANIPARYVEVQIDLAPPHRITVLGIVDETMMFGPALRLTTAISTELGSNNFTIADQVTNLNDKPAEMQLLYHCNYGAPLLEEGASIVTPHKTVSPRDPRAEEGFNTFDQCLGPTPGYIEQVYFYELAGNSEDNTSVLLKNAEGNIGSSLHYALKQMPYFTLWKNTAATPDGYVVGLEPATNYPNAKSFERDAGRVITLNGGETRHCDLTIAVHDTKSGVQAAEREIEQMK, encoded by the coding sequence ATGGAAGGCACTTATCGCTTTGTTCTCACCGATGTCGAAAGCGCACTCTGGACAGAATCCTGGACCATCGATGAATCCACCCTGCCACTTGGCACAGAACACACATGGCGCGTACAAAAAACCGCCCTCAAAGGCGGCACACAAGACGGGGTTGACCTCATAGAACTCGACAACGGAGCACTCTCTGTATTCATCGTCCCCACGCGCGGCATGGGAATATGGAAAGGCTCGTATCGCGGCATATTCCTCGGCTGGGAATCGCCCGTGCGCGACCTCGTCAACCCGGCCTTTATCGAACTCAACGACCGGGGCGGCCTGGGATGGCTCAAAGGCTTTAACGAATGGATCGTGCGCTGTGGTCTCGACAGCAATGGCGCCCCCGGCAACGACATCGTAATCGACAACAACGGCAACGAAGCCGAAGTCTTTGTCCCCCTGCACGGCAAAATCGCCAACATACCCGCGCGCTATGTCGAAGTACAAATCGACCTGGCACCACCCCATCGCATCACCGTATTGGGCATCGTCGATGAAACCATGATGTTTGGTCCCGCGTTGCGCCTCACCACAGCCATATCGACCGAACTCGGCAGCAACAACTTCACCATAGCCGATCAAGTCACCAACCTCAACGACAAACCCGCTGAAATGCAACTGCTCTACCACTGCAACTACGGCGCACCCCTCCTCGAAGAAGGCGCATCTATCGTAACACCGCACAAAACCGTCTCTCCACGCGACCCACGCGCAGAGGAAGGCTTCAACACCTTTGACCAATGCCTCGGCCCCACCCCGGGTTATATCGAACAAGTTTATTTTTACGAACTCGCTGGCAACAGCGAAGACAACACATCTGTCCTGCTCAAAAACGCCGAAGGCAACATAGGGTCTTCGCTCCACTACGCACTTAAACAAATGCCGTACTTCACCCTCTGGAAAAACACCGCAGCAACCCCAGATGGATACGTCGTAGGCCTCGAACCCGCCACCAACTATCCCAACGCCAAAAGCTTTGAACGCGACGCCGGGCGCGTCATCACACTCAACGGGGGCGAAACCCGGCACTGCGACCTCACCATTGCCGTTCACGACACCAAAAGCGGCGTACAGGCCGCTGAGCGCGAAATTGAACAAATGAAGTAA
- a CDS encoding M48 family metallopeptidase: MKKISLILIIALTMSCAVINKLNLLTSEQEVELGRQASREVERSVRLYRDPVVRTYIDSLGQALVRASRLSQFRYYFKVVDAPEVNAFALPGGFIYVNLGLIKAAETESELVGVIGHEIGHVEMHHGAKNISRHYGLAVVVELISGGEDTSLGREIAGQLAGFGGGVYLLKYGRAAERESDRFAVHCLVKAGVDPEGIARFFETLLKLQKSEPKGVEKWFATHPPTQSRVDFVRSEIAKLPNTAGLRKTSARFKQIRARVGGGKDR, from the coding sequence ATGAAAAAAATATCCCTGATATTGATCATTGCCTTGACGATGTCGTGCGCGGTGATAAATAAGCTAAATTTGTTGACGTCCGAGCAAGAGGTGGAGCTTGGCAGGCAAGCCTCGCGAGAGGTGGAGCGGTCCGTGCGACTATACAGGGATCCTGTGGTGCGTACCTATATAGATAGTCTGGGGCAGGCTCTGGTGCGGGCGTCGAGATTGTCTCAGTTTCGATATTATTTTAAGGTGGTCGATGCGCCCGAGGTGAATGCCTTTGCTCTGCCAGGAGGATTTATATATGTGAATCTCGGGTTGATTAAAGCGGCTGAGACCGAGTCGGAGTTGGTAGGGGTGATCGGACACGAGATCGGACATGTGGAGATGCATCACGGGGCTAAGAACATTTCGCGTCATTATGGTCTTGCTGTTGTGGTCGAGTTGATATCCGGGGGTGAGGACACATCGCTGGGGCGAGAAATCGCCGGTCAATTGGCGGGATTTGGCGGGGGTGTGTACTTGTTGAAATACGGGCGAGCAGCAGAGCGCGAATCCGATAGGTTCGCAGTGCATTGCCTGGTGAAGGCAGGTGTCGATCCCGAGGGCATAGCGCGTTTTTTTGAGACGTTGTTGAAGTTGCAAAAAAGCGAGCCCAAAGGGGTTGAGAAGTGGTTTGCGACACATCCCCCAACGCAGTCGCGCGTCGATTTTGTGCGGTCTGAAATTGCCAAACTCCCAAACACTGCTGGCCTTAGAAAGACATCCGCGCGGTTCAAACAAATCCGCGCCCGCGTCGGCGGAGGTAAAGACCGTTAG